A window from Setaria italica strain Yugu1 chromosome VIII, Setaria_italica_v2.0, whole genome shotgun sequence encodes these proteins:
- the LOC101758228 gene encoding putative beta-D-xylosidase → MGLLPAPYPSHPEIYGSQLQTHPAPFSRLQANIVVVQMRLGCSTVTLAHACSGNLGPKDVCTPAHQDLVLEAARQGILLLKNDQWGSKHRGGGVAGYVRQAVHAAGCTDIACAGSRQPIATTIDTTRRANATIVVAGRDRKVEAEGLDWLTLLLPGRQAELISTMAKASKSPVVLVLMSGGPINIAFAQNDPRIAAILWVGYPD, encoded by the exons ATGGGGCTGCTACCCGCCCCTTATCCATCCCACCCCGAAATTTATGGGAGTCAATTACAAACCCACCCCGCCCCATTTAGCAGGCTGCAGGCCAACATCGTCGTCGTGCAGATGAGGTTGGGCTGTTCGACGGTGACCCTGGCGCATGCCTGTTCGGGAAACCTCGGGCCTAAGGACGTGTGCACGCCGGCGCACCAGGACCTTGTGCTCGAGGCGGCGCGCCAGGGCATCCTGCTCCTAAAGAACGACCAGTGGGGGAGCAAGCACAGGGGCGGC GGCGTGGCGGGGTACGTGCGACAGGCGGTGCACGCGGCCGGGTGCACCGACATAGCGTGCGCGGGGAGCCGGCAGCCCATCGCCACCACCATCGACACCACGCGACGCGCCAACGCGACCATCGTTGTCGCCGGGCGCGACCGGAAGGTGGAGGCCGAGGGGCTGGACTGGTTGACCCTACTCCTCCCCGGCCGGCAGGCGGAGCTCATCTCCACCATGGCCAAGGCGTCCAAGAGTCCCGTCGTCCTCGTGCTCATGTCAGGAGGCCCCATCAACATCGCCTTCGCGCAGAACGACCCTAGGATCGCCGCCATCCTCTGGGTGGGGTACCCCGACTAG